One candidate division WOR-3 bacterium DNA window includes the following coding sequences:
- a CDS encoding carboxypeptidase-like regulatory domain-containing protein encodes MRLLFLIFLLLLGGCAGKGVKREIKEGIKGRVEIWEGDFMPPSQGRIYYEPKTVLVFKKVNLLNCLKEEGKSTFYTKINSPLIDSVITDQNGYFFLALPPGEYSLFVRERGLFYANLFDGDGFIFPVRVEKGKVTEVNIKIDYKATY; translated from the coding sequence ATGCGATTACTATTTCTTATTTTTCTCCTACTCCTCGGAGGCTGTGCGGGAAAAGGGGTGAAAAGAGAAATTAAGGAAGGGATAAAAGGGAGGGTAGAGATTTGGGAGGGAGATTTTATGCCTCCTTCTCAAGGGAGAATCTATTACGAACCAAAGACCGTTCTTGTGTTTAAGAAGGTCAATCTTTTAAATTGCCTTAAAGAGGAAGGGAAGAGTACCTTTTATACCAAAATCAACTCTCCGCTTATTGATTCGGTAATTACCGATCAGAATGGCTACTTCTTCTTAGCCCTTCCTCCTGGAGAATACTCCCTCTTTGTTCGGGAAAGGGGACTTTTCTATGCCAATCTTTTTGACGGGGATGGTTTTATCTTTCCGGTTCGGGTGGAAAAAGGGAAGGTGACCGAGGTTAATATCAAAATTGATTACAAGGCAACCTACTAA
- a CDS encoding Xaa-Pro peptidase family protein, with protein MERLARLTEILKREGISSFLFTDLLNIRYLTGFTGSSAYLLLADGKSIFYTDFRYQEQVKREVRADKIEIVKKNFFSFPPKELKKLKKLAFEEHSLTYKSYSLLREKLPKVKLIPFRDVVADLRIKKDEKEIDLIKKAAAITDSVFSAILNFIRPEMTEREVARKIDYLIKEKGEVAFPTIVASGENSALPHAQPTEKKIREGEPIILDIGAAFQGYASDLTRTIFLGKVPEKMREIYQIVKRAQENALSQMKAGRKTKMIDSLARDYIKDRGYGNYFGHSLGHGVGLAVHEKPTLSYLSNEKLLAGFVVTVEPGIYLPGLGGVRIEDLVLIKDEGIEILSKSEKELLVL; from the coding sequence ATGGAAAGATTAGCCCGTTTGACGGAAATTCTGAAAAGGGAAGGGATTTCCTCTTTTCTTTTTACCGATTTGTTGAATATCCGGTATTTAACCGGTTTTACCGGCTCTTCGGCTTATCTTTTATTGGCCGATGGCAAAAGTATCTTCTATACCGACTTTCGGTATCAGGAGCAGGTGAAAAGAGAGGTGAGGGCGGATAAAATTGAAATCGTTAAGAAAAACTTCTTCTCTTTTCCACCAAAAGAATTGAAGAAATTAAAAAAATTAGCCTTTGAGGAGCATTCTTTAACCTATAAATCATATTCCCTTTTAAGGGAGAAACTGCCAAAGGTTAAGTTAATTCCCTTTCGGGATGTGGTGGCGGACTTACGGATAAAAAAGGATGAGAAGGAGATTGATTTAATAAAAAAGGCAGCGGCAATAACCGATTCGGTCTTTTCCGCCATTCTCAATTTTATAAGACCCGAAATGACAGAAAGGGAAGTGGCGCGGAAAATTGATTATTTAATTAAGGAAAAGGGAGAAGTTGCTTTTCCCACAATCGTTGCCAGTGGGGAAAATTCCGCTCTCCCCCACGCCCAACCCACCGAGAAGAAGATAAGAGAAGGGGAACCGATCATCCTTGATATCGGAGCAGCCTTTCAAGGTTATGCCTCGGATCTGACCCGGACCATCTTTCTGGGAAAAGTGCCCGAAAAGATGAGAGAGATTTACCAAATTGTCAAGAGGGCTCAGGAAAATGCCCTCTCCCAAATGAAAGCAGGCAGGAAGACCAAGATGATTGATAGTTTAGCCCGAGATTATATAAAAGATAGGGGTTATGGTAACTACTTTGGCCATAGTTTAGGTCATGGTGTCGGTTTAGCAGTCCACGAAAAGCCCACTCTCTCTTACCTCTCTAATGAAAAATTGCTCGCTGGTTTTGTCGTGACCGTAGAACCCGGGATCTATCTCCCCGGTTTGGGTGGGGTGAGAATTGAAGATTTGGTTTTAATAAAAGATGAAGGGATTGAGATTTTATCAAAAAGTGAAAAGGAGTTACTGGTGCTATGA
- the efp gene encoding elongation factor P, which yields MITPNDFRFGTIIKLEGEIYEVIGFQHIKIAQRRAFVKTKLKNLLTGRVIEKNLDSEEPIVELEVERRKGQFLYREEDAYYFMDLETYETLPLSKENLGDKVYYLKENLEVNLLFIEGKFMEIELPFFVELRVVETEPDFKGDTASGGGKPAKLETGLVIDVPYFVVPGDIVKIDTRSNTYIERVR from the coding sequence ATGATTACCCCAAATGACTTTCGCTTTGGTACAATCATTAAATTGGAAGGGGAGATTTACGAAGTGATTGGCTTCCAGCATATCAAAATCGCCCAGAGGCGGGCTTTCGTCAAAACGAAATTAAAGAATCTGTTGACTGGTCGGGTGATAGAAAAGAACTTAGATTCTGAGGAACCGATTGTAGAACTGGAAGTGGAAAGAAGGAAAGGGCAGTTCCTCTACCGAGAGGAAGATGCCTATTATTTTATGGACTTAGAAACTTATGAAACCCTTCCCCTAAGTAAAGAAAATTTGGGGGATAAGGTCTATTACCTGAAGGAGAACTTAGAGGTAAATCTTCTTTTCATTGAGGGAAAATTTATGGAGATTGAATTACCTTTCTTTGTGGAATTGCGAGTGGTGGAGACCGAACCTGATTTCAAAGGCGATACCGCCTCCGGTGGAGGCAAGCCAGCAAAATTGGAGACCGGCTTGGTAATTGATGTTCCTTATTTTGTTGTGCCGGGTGACATCGTGAAAATTGACACCCGTTCCAATACCTATATTGAAAGAGTGCGTTGA
- a CDS encoding biotin carboxylase N-terminal domain-containing protein: protein MFKKILIANRGEIAVRIIRTCRELGIKTCLVYSEADKESLPVKLADEAICIGKSHPKESYLLLSRILSAVEISGSDALHPGYGFLAENADLVEACQEMKITFIGPPPQFLRLFADKLAAKKKMAEIGIPVIPGSDVLKDEEEAKAKAKEIGYPVILKACAGGGGKGMKIVREEKEMASSFQRATAEANSAFEDPRIYLEKLFTQFRHIEVQILADNYGNCLFFPERNCTIQKNFQKVIEETPSPGIKNEDRDLLQRLVKSLVVKTGYQNVGTMEFLEVDGNFYFMEINTRIQVEHPISEEASGVDIIKNQILISAGERFEEKTYEPLFWSMEARVTGKNQGKINLLLLPGGPFVRIDTHIYQGYNFSTIYDQLLLKLIVRGKDREETRRRMVRALSELKVEGIETNQEELVKILESERFRQGDYKIDYYDSQSLF from the coding sequence ATGTTTAAGAAAATTCTCATCGCCAACCGGGGAGAGATTGCGGTACGGATCATCCGAACCTGTCGGGAATTGGGGATTAAAACCTGCCTCGTCTATTCTGAGGCGGATAAAGAAAGTCTACCGGTAAAATTGGCGGATGAGGCGATCTGCATTGGGAAATCACACCCGAAGGAGAGTTATCTTTTACTCTCCCGTATCCTCTCCGCGGTGGAAATCTCTGGGAGCGATGCCCTCCATCCCGGTTATGGTTTTTTAGCGGAAAATGCGGATTTGGTGGAAGCCTGTCAGGAAATGAAGATTACCTTTATTGGTCCCCCTCCCCAATTCCTCCGCCTTTTTGCGGACAAACTCGCAGCGAAAAAGAAAATGGCGGAAATTGGCATCCCGGTTATTCCGGGAAGTGATGTCTTAAAGGATGAAGAGGAGGCAAAGGCAAAAGCAAAGGAGATTGGCTACCCCGTGATTCTGAAAGCCTGCGCTGGTGGCGGAGGCAAAGGGATGAAGATTGTCCGTGAGGAAAAGGAGATGGCTTCCTCCTTTCAAAGAGCAACCGCCGAGGCGAATAGTGCCTTTGAGGACCCCAGAATTTATTTAGAAAAATTATTCACCCAATTCCGCCATATTGAAGTCCAAATCCTCGCCGATAATTACGGTAACTGCCTCTTCTTCCCAGAGAGGAACTGCACAATCCAAAAAAATTTCCAAAAGGTGATTGAGGAAACACCTTCTCCGGGAATAAAAAACGAAGATAGGGATTTACTCCAAAGATTAGTTAAATCCCTTGTCGTCAAGACCGGTTACCAAAATGTTGGGACAATGGAATTTCTGGAAGTGGACGGTAATTTTTATTTTATGGAAATCAATACCCGAATCCAGGTTGAGCATCCGATAAGTGAAGAGGCCTCCGGGGTTGATATCATAAAGAACCAAATTCTAATCTCTGCGGGCGAAAGGTTTGAGGAAAAAACCTATGAGCCTCTATTTTGGTCAATGGAAGCCCGGGTTACGGGGAAAAATCAAGGGAAGATAAATCTTCTCCTTTTGCCGGGTGGTCCTTTTGTCCGTATTGATACCCACATTTATCAAGGTTATAATTTTTCTACCATCTACGACCAACTCCTTTTGAAACTGATCGTCCGGGGTAAAGACCGAGAAGAGACGAGGAGGAGAATGGTGCGTGCCCTATCGGAATTAAAAGTTGAAGGAATTGAAACTAATCAGGAAGAGTTAGTTAAAATTTTAGAAAGCGAGAGATTCCGCCAGGGTGATTACAAGATTGACTACTATGATTCTCAATCTTTATTCTAG
- a CDS encoding 2-phosphosulfolactate phosphatase — translation MILNLYSSPQEIEDKEIFRDKSVLFLDAFQSSPLFLSALLCAAKAIIPTLDVEMAIKVFKSSYSNKDGLLIGERDYEKIEGFHYGTNFLAVAKEIWEGKSIIYYEPYSCSSLLLTEAAKRVYIGSFLNRTKVCEKLKDWEEVQIITVGLKGRRPALENILLAGSIIEKLSYKGLEMNDSAQIAFAAFRNLRRRLKSTLFSTERAVALIARDRKEEIEKSIQVDAIPLLPVFSENRIVLSEE, via the coding sequence ATGATTCTCAATCTTTATTCTAGTCCCCAGGAGATTGAAGATAAAGAAATTTTCCGCGACAAATCGGTTCTCTTTTTGGACGCTTTCCAATCCTCCCCCCTCTTTCTTTCTGCCCTTCTCTGCGCCGCCAAGGCGATTATCCCTACTCTTGATGTGGAAATGGCGATAAAGGTCTTCAAATCTTCTTATTCCAATAAAGACGGTCTCCTCATCGGAGAAAGAGATTATGAGAAGATTGAAGGTTTCCATTACGGCACAAACTTCCTCGCGGTGGCAAAGGAGATTTGGGAAGGAAAGTCAATTATCTATTATGAACCTTATTCCTGTTCCTCCCTTCTCCTCACCGAAGCGGCAAAAAGGGTCTATATCGGATCATTTCTCAACCGGACTAAAGTCTGCGAAAAGTTAAAAGATTGGGAAGAGGTCCAGATTATTACGGTTGGGCTAAAGGGAAGAAGACCCGCCTTAGAGAATATTCTCTTAGCAGGAAGCATCATTGAAAAACTCTCTTATAAAGGTTTAGAGATGAATGACTCTGCCCAAATCGCCTTTGCCGCTTTTCGGAATCTCCGCCGGAGATTAAAATCAACCCTCTTCTCTACGGAGAGGGCAGTTGCTTTGATCGCGCGGGACCGAAAGGAGGAGATAGAAAAAAGTATCCAGGTAGACGCTATTCCGCTCTTACCCGTATTTTCCGAAAACCGGATTGTCCTTTCTGAAGAGTAA
- a CDS encoding glycosyltransferase family 39 protein, whose amino-acid sequence MGKRKEIWRLRYLLILAFSLRFLFFIFNQNYTYTYYVGEEIPEEAEYFKQMIPPFDSQEFLVLAKNLANQHRFTWAELPNTFRTPLYPTFIALFGRFAFHPLFANFLKPSGDTEATRIPLFLFFQILIGTISVLFLFFIGKDLFGEEGGLISAFLLAIDIPNILFNSLVMSETLLLFFLILGTFLLFRNQFFFSGIAFSLAALTKPIALYIFLPVFFFLLFSKKVKSAIKFLIAFSLLTFIWMARNYRYYKTFAFTSIDGYNLLYHNLPALEMKLMGVNFYDAKEEVWRRVKEEMKDTNPFVLSQIAGRYAKKRILLHLPRYTLIHLKGMFLPLLGIKSDDLVLRLIRHKEKNGKVRQSLSDTTLPPFLKGLIFILGSWEIAIILIGLFLFLLSLFRLETRYSILLLFLLMLYFLFISSPLPDGRFRLPSLPFLYLGVASFFRKREFNPI is encoded by the coding sequence ATGGGTAAGCGGAAAGAAATTTGGCGGCTCCGCTACCTTCTAATTTTAGCCTTTTCCCTCCGTTTCTTATTTTTTATCTTCAATCAGAACTACACCTACACCTACTACGTCGGGGAGGAGATTCCCGAAGAGGCGGAATATTTTAAACAAATGATTCCTCCTTTTGATTCTCAAGAATTTTTAGTCTTGGCGAAAAACCTCGCCAACCAACACCGATTCACCTGGGCGGAACTTCCCAATACCTTTCGCACTCCTCTCTATCCCACTTTTATCGCCCTCTTCGGTCGTTTTGCCTTTCATCCCCTTTTTGCCAATTTTCTAAAACCTTCTGGCGATACAGAAGCCACCCGCATCCCTCTTTTTCTCTTTTTCCAAATCCTTATCGGAACGATTTCCGTCCTTTTCCTCTTTTTCATCGGTAAAGACCTGTTTGGCGAAGAAGGGGGACTAATCTCTGCTTTTCTCTTAGCGATTGATATCCCAAACATCTTATTCAACAGTCTGGTAATGAGTGAGACCTTACTCCTCTTCTTTCTCATTCTCGGCACATTTCTTCTCTTCCGAAATCAATTTTTCTTTTCCGGAATCGCCTTTTCTCTTGCCGCTCTGACCAAGCCCATTGCCTTATATATCTTTCTTCCGGTATTTTTCTTCCTTTTATTCTCAAAAAAGGTTAAATCGGCAATTAAGTTTCTCATCGCTTTTTCTCTTCTCACCTTCATCTGGATGGCGAGAAATTATCGTTACTACAAAACATTCGCTTTCACCTCCATTGACGGCTACAATCTCCTTTATCATAACCTTCCCGCCCTGGAGATGAAGTTGATGGGTGTTAACTTCTACGATGCCAAGGAAGAGGTTTGGCGAAGGGTTAAAGAAGAGATGAAAGATACTAATCCATTTGTCCTTTCCCAAATCGCCGGTCGCTACGCTAAAAAGAGGATCCTCCTCCATCTTCCCCGCTACACGCTCATCCACCTCAAAGGGATGTTTTTGCCCTTATTAGGCATCAAGTCGGATGATTTGGTCTTAAGGCTCATTCGGCATAAAGAAAAAAATGGCAAAGTCCGACAATCCCTTTCCGATACCACATTACCTCCCTTCTTAAAAGGCTTAATCTTCATTTTGGGGAGCTGGGAGATAGCAATTATTTTAATCGGACTTTTCTTATTTCTTCTCTCCCTCTTTCGCTTAGAAACCCGTTACTCTATTCTTCTTCTCTTTTTACTAATGCTTTATTTCCTCTTTATCTCTTCCCCCCTGCCGGATGGTCGGTTCCGTCTCCCCTCTCTTCCTTTCCTCTATTTAGGTGTCGCATCATTCTTCCGGAAGAGAGAGTTTAATCCTATTTAA
- the mltG gene encoding endolytic transglycosylase MltG — translation MRELKKPFLILLFLTFLFLSLHYIFFTGIPSPAEWTPLIIPYETPTKKIGEILKEKGIIENKFLFLFATKLFGGERKMKGGKYLLPKGISEFFAYRILKKGGKERVTITIPEGWTKEKIGEVLEKEGVVKKDSFLLAATDSAFLRVLGIPFPQAEGFLFPNTYEFNIPSSPYSIMEKMVGHFFKVYKSLRESIPSPFSDSLVIILASLVEKEAVLDSERPIIAGVFLNRLKKRMKLESCPTVEYALSLHKERLNSIDLTIDSPYNTYLHYGLPPTPICNPGKKSLMAVLRPAKTDYLFFFAAGDGRHIFSKTFLEHQKKLNRIKLSLPEE, via the coding sequence GTGAGGGAACTAAAAAAACCGTTCCTCATTCTCCTTTTTCTCACTTTTCTCTTTCTGAGTCTCCATTACATCTTTTTCACCGGGATTCCCTCTCCCGCAGAATGGACTCCTTTAATTATCCCCTACGAGACACCAACCAAAAAAATTGGCGAGATTTTAAAAGAGAAGGGGATAATTGAGAATAAATTTCTTTTTCTCTTCGCCACAAAACTCTTCGGTGGAGAAAGGAAAATGAAGGGTGGGAAATATCTTCTGCCAAAAGGGATTTCAGAATTTTTTGCCTACCGAATCTTAAAAAAGGGGGGAAAGGAAAGGGTAACGATTACTATCCCTGAAGGTTGGACAAAAGAAAAGATTGGTGAGGTCTTAGAGAAAGAAGGGGTGGTGAAGAAAGATTCTTTCCTTTTAGCGGCAACGGATTCGGCTTTTCTCAGAGTTTTGGGTATCCCTTTTCCCCAAGCCGAAGGTTTTCTTTTCCCCAATACCTACGAATTTAATATCCCTTCTTCTCCCTACTCAATAATGGAGAAGATGGTGGGGCATTTTTTTAAGGTGTATAAAAGCCTCCGGGAGTCCATTCCCTCTCCTTTTAGTGATTCTCTGGTAATCATCCTTGCTTCCCTTGTGGAAAAGGAGGCGGTTCTGGATAGCGAAAGGCCGATAATTGCTGGGGTCTTTTTAAATCGGTTAAAGAAAAGGATGAAGTTAGAATCCTGTCCCACTGTTGAATATGCCCTCTCTTTACATAAAGAAAGGTTAAATAGCATTGACTTGACAATTGATTCTCCCTATAACACCTATCTCCATTACGGTTTACCACCAACACCAATTTGTAATCCGGGGAAGAAATCTTTAATGGCGGTTCTTCGTCCGGCAAAGACTGATTATCTCTTTTTTTTCGCCGCGGGTGACGGTCGGCATATCTTTTCTAAAACCTTCTTGGAACATCAAAAGAAATTAAATAGGATTAAACTCTCTCTTCCGGAAGAATGA
- the ppdK gene encoding pyruvate, phosphate dikinase, with protein sequence MRKWVYFLEDNLELKGEEIKELLGGKGAGLYLLAKAGFRVPPFFIISPKASVYYLEKGKIPDGLEEEVEEGIGYLEKKTNKKFGSLENPLLLSVRSGSKFSMPGMMDTILNLGINDEICSVLAQRSGEEFAYHLYQRFLEIFSDVVLGIKREKFLSLNLEGKEAIAQYKKILRGKLPQDPFTNLFSAIVAVFKSWNNPRAIEYRRIYKIPDNLGTAVNIQAMVFGNLNDRSGTGVVFSRDPATGEKKIYGEFLLRAQGEDLVAGIRTPEPIDKLRDYLPNVYEELKREVGKIEREFRDMQDIEFTIENEVLYFLQTRSAKRSPQAKLKVVVDMLKDGLLAEEEAIMRMTEEDIISLLNPVFDPKFKYQPVTTGIPASPGCAVGEIVLSSEGAIKKAKEGVKVILVREFTKADEIAGMEKANGFLTTTGGKTSHAAVVARGMGKPCIVGANGIRIDEKRRMIYVQNPKEPKKVCKRREGEVISINGSTGEIVFAEVPLVEPEMTQELKDFLSLCDKFRKLGVWANADKPKEAARARDLGAEGIGLARTEHMFFHPDRIRYFQMMILSEDTRERKKFLAKLLPYQRKDFEGLFKAMAGLPVTIRTLDPPLHEFLPTSLNEVKKLAKKIGIKPDVIFKKIAELKEENPMMGFRGCRLGIAYPEITEMQARAIFLAACRLKKKGISVLPEIMIPLTITEEELKNQRAIIEKVAEEVFKKTKVRVEYKVGTMVETPRACLTIKTIAQYADFFSFGTNDLTQMVFGFSRDDYPRFLPYYLEKKILSSDPFITLDKNGLGRLIEMAVKEAREVRKDFKIGICGQHGGDPRSIEFCHQIGFTYVSCDTPLVPIARLAAAQARIKEEKGEVGIDLTR encoded by the coding sequence ATGAGGAAATGGGTCTATTTCTTAGAAGATAATTTAGAATTAAAAGGAGAAGAGATAAAAGAACTCCTTGGTGGTAAAGGGGCTGGCCTTTACCTTTTGGCAAAGGCTGGTTTCCGCGTTCCTCCCTTTTTTATTATCTCTCCCAAGGCTTCGGTCTATTATTTGGAAAAGGGAAAAATTCCGGATGGCTTAGAAGAAGAGGTAGAAGAGGGGATAGGGTATTTAGAAAAGAAGACGAATAAGAAATTTGGGAGTTTGGAAAATCCACTTCTCCTTTCGGTGCGCAGTGGTTCAAAATTTTCTATGCCGGGAATGATGGATACGATTCTTAACTTGGGGATTAACGATGAAATTTGCTCCGTCTTAGCCCAAAGGTCGGGAGAAGAATTTGCTTATCATCTCTATCAGCGTTTCCTTGAGATATTTTCTGATGTTGTCTTAGGGATAAAGCGGGAGAAGTTTTTAAGTTTGAATTTGGAAGGAAAAGAGGCGATTGCTCAGTATAAGAAGATTTTACGCGGGAAATTACCCCAAGACCCTTTCACTAATCTCTTCTCGGCAATTGTCGCGGTTTTTAAGTCTTGGAATAATCCCCGAGCCATAGAATACAGGCGAATCTATAAGATTCCTGATAATCTGGGAACTGCCGTCAATATCCAGGCGATGGTCTTTGGTAACTTAAACGACCGTTCTGGAACCGGTGTTGTTTTCAGCCGGGACCCAGCGACTGGGGAGAAAAAGATTTATGGGGAGTTTCTCTTGCGGGCGCAAGGGGAAGATTTGGTTGCCGGGATTAGAACCCCAGAGCCAATTGATAAACTGAGAGATTATTTGCCCAATGTCTATGAGGAATTAAAAAGGGAAGTAGGAAAAATTGAGCGGGAATTTCGGGATATGCAGGATATTGAGTTTACGATTGAGAATGAGGTTTTGTATTTTCTCCAGACCCGTTCCGCAAAGAGAAGTCCTCAGGCAAAATTGAAGGTAGTGGTGGATATGTTAAAGGATGGCCTTTTAGCCGAAGAAGAAGCGATTATGCGGATGACCGAGGAAGATATCATTTCGCTTCTTAATCCGGTCTTTGACCCAAAATTTAAATACCAACCCGTAACTACTGGGATTCCTGCTTCCCCGGGTTGTGCGGTTGGCGAGATTGTCCTTTCTTCGGAAGGGGCAATAAAAAAGGCAAAGGAAGGGGTTAAGGTTATTTTGGTTCGGGAGTTTACCAAGGCGGATGAGATTGCAGGAATGGAGAAGGCAAATGGGTTTTTAACGACTACTGGTGGTAAGACTTCGCACGCCGCGGTTGTTGCCCGGGGGATGGGAAAGCCCTGTATCGTTGGGGCGAATGGGATTAGAATTGATGAGAAGAGGAGAATGATTTATGTCCAAAATCCTAAGGAACCAAAAAAAGTCTGCAAGCGGAGGGAAGGGGAGGTGATTTCAATAAATGGTTCTACGGGAGAAATTGTTTTTGCGGAAGTTCCTTTGGTAGAGCCGGAGATGACCCAAGAGTTGAAAGATTTTTTATCCCTTTGCGACAAGTTCCGAAAATTGGGTGTCTGGGCGAATGCGGATAAGCCAAAAGAGGCAGCCCGGGCAAGAGATTTGGGTGCGGAAGGGATTGGTTTAGCCCGAACCGAACATATGTTTTTCCATCCGGACCGGATTAGATACTTCCAGATGATGATTTTAAGTGAGGATACTCGGGAACGAAAGAAATTTCTTGCCAAACTCCTTCCTTACCAAAGGAAAGATTTTGAAGGTCTTTTTAAGGCGATGGCCGGTTTACCGGTAACAATTAGAACTCTTGACCCACCCCTCCACGAATTTCTGCCCACTTCCTTAAATGAGGTTAAAAAATTGGCAAAGAAGATTGGTATTAAGCCAGATGTTATTTTCAAAAAAATAGCGGAACTAAAAGAAGAGAATCCGATGATGGGCTTTCGGGGTTGTCGGTTGGGAATTGCCTATCCGGAGATAACCGAGATGCAAGCCCGAGCGATATTTTTAGCCGCTTGTCGATTAAAAAAGAAAGGAATTTCGGTTTTGCCAGAAATTATGATACCGCTAACCATCACCGAAGAAGAGTTGAAAAATCAGAGGGCAATTATTGAAAAGGTGGCCGAGGAGGTATTTAAGAAAACTAAAGTTCGGGTGGAATATAAAGTTGGGACAATGGTTGAAACACCAAGGGCTTGTCTCACCATTAAGACAATCGCCCAGTATGCTGATTTCTTCTCCTTCGGGACAAACGATTTGACCCAGATGGTATTTGGGTTTTCCCGCGATGACTATCCCCGGTTTCTTCCTTACTATTTAGAAAAGAAGATTCTTTCTTCTGACCCATTCATCACCTTGGATAAAAATGGCTTGGGAAGATTGATAGAAATGGCGGTAAAGGAGGCGAGGGAGGTGAGGAAAGATTTTAAGATTGGCATCTGCGGTCAGCACGGGGGCGACCCAAGGAGTATTGAATTTTGCCACCAAATCGGGTTTACTTATGTCAGTTGCGATACCCCATTAGTGCCGATTGCTCGTTTAGCGGCCGCCCAAGCTCGAATTAAGGAAGAAAAAGGGGAAGTCGGTATTGATTTGACCCGGTGA
- a CDS encoding DUF2905 domain-containing protein has translation MGNDFLTPVAKFLIFFGLIFLIFGLALFLLPKIGFFRLPGDILWKKKNFTFYFPLVTSLILSLLLTIILNIIFRIKR, from the coding sequence ATGGGGAATGATTTTTTAACGCCCGTGGCGAAATTTTTAATCTTCTTCGGCTTAATTTTCCTCATTTTTGGTTTGGCTCTATTTTTGCTTCCGAAAATTGGATTCTTTCGTTTGCCCGGGGATATCCTTTGGAAGAAGAAAAATTTTACCTTCTATTTTCCTTTGGTGACTTCTTTAATCCTTTCTCTCTTATTAACAATAATTTTAAATATAATCTTTAGAATTAAAAGATAA
- a CDS encoding DUF2007 domain-containing protein, with the protein MKVLYKPKDENEAIFLQHLLESKGIKVFVKSYQIPWYDGLAMVMRPEWGEIQVAEEDFPEAEEILKDFLAQKIKDGE; encoded by the coding sequence ATGAAGGTTTTATACAAACCAAAGGATGAAAATGAAGCCATCTTTTTACAGCATCTTTTAGAAAGTAAGGGAATTAAAGTTTTTGTTAAGTCCTACCAAATCCCTTGGTATGATGGTTTGGCGATGGTGATGCGACCGGAATGGGGGGAAATTCAAGTGGCGGAAGAGGATTTTCCCGAAGCCGAAGAGATACTAAAAGATTTTCTCGCTCAGAAGATAAAAGATGGGGAATGA
- a CDS encoding aspartate-semialdehyde dehydrogenase — MAEKILVLGATGLVGQTLLQVMEERNFPSFGKNPEFFFFASEKREGERIFFQNKGYEIQGMDKALDLAENGLVFFCGEEDKALELVPKLKEKAIVIDNSPAFRLAPDVPLIVPEINSERIKEHKNLIANPNCTTIQLVLALFPLTKIYHLERVILSSYQSVSGAGRDALAEFFYETEFLVMRQKIEKAEDSPFPCVIGDNLIPQIGNFDEKGMSREERKVREETRKILGLPELKISATCVRVPITVGHSISLYCEFQEEVKMEDIYPCLEKEEYLFLHRDGYPTPADVRGKDLVHIGRIRVDEDNPKGLHLWVVADNLRRGAATNAVLIAEEVIKQNR; from the coding sequence ATGGCAGAGAAAATTTTGGTCTTGGGAGCAACTGGACTTGTCGGTCAAACTCTTTTACAGGTGATGGAGGAGAGGAATTTTCCTTCCTTTGGGAAAAATCCTGAGTTCTTTTTCTTTGCCAGTGAAAAAAGGGAAGGGGAGAGGATTTTTTTTCAAAATAAAGGATATGAGATTCAGGGGATGGATAAGGCATTAGATTTGGCAGAAAACGGTCTTGTCTTTTTTTGCGGCGAGGAAGATAAGGCGTTGGAATTGGTTCCCAAGTTAAAGGAGAAGGCAATCGTTATTGATAACTCCCCAGCGTTCCGTTTGGCACCGGATGTGCCTTTAATTGTTCCCGAGATTAATTCAGAAAGGATTAAAGAGCATAAGAATCTTATCGCCAATCCCAATTGCACAACTATCCAATTGGTCTTAGCCCTTTTCCCCCTCACTAAAATTTACCATTTAGAAAGAGTTATTCTTTCCTCTTACCAGTCAGTCTCCGGGGCAGGACGAGATGCCTTAGCGGAATTTTTTTATGAGACCGAATTTTTAGTGATGCGCCAGAAGATAGAAAAGGCAGAGGATTCGCCTTTCCCTTGTGTAATTGGGGACAATCTCATCCCTCAGATTGGAAATTTTGATGAGAAGGGAATGAGTCGGGAGGAGAGAAAGGTTCGGGAGGAGACGAGAAAGATTCTTGGACTTCCCGAATTAAAAATTTCTGCCACCTGTGTTCGGGTGCCAATCACGGTTGGGCATTCAATCTCCCTTTATTGTGAATTTCAAGAAGAGGTGAAGATGGAAGATATTTATCCCTGTTTAGAAAAAGAGGAATATCTCTTTCTCCACCGGGATGGCTATCCCACACCCGCGGATGTTCGGGGAAAGGATTTGGTTCATATCGGTCGGATCAGGGTTGATGAGGATAACCCAAAAGGGCTCCATCTTTGGGTGGTGGCGGATAATCTGAGACGGGGAGCCGCGACCAATGCGGTTCTCATCGCCGAGGAGGTAATAAAGCAGAATAGATGA